A stretch of Triticum aestivum cultivar Chinese Spring chromosome 1D, IWGSC CS RefSeq v2.1, whole genome shotgun sequence DNA encodes these proteins:
- the LOC123182586 gene encoding serine/threonine-protein kinase ATM isoform X2 yields MNGSSLLNEQNVVMIPEAIFSICAGFSSSAINSANASQLFDECKDFSKLLLESENWVIKDELGYSVEALSEISTESSTKVISDKCNRAHLPGHIQQQLLDQLMEFEGFMASNEQLEKVDLCTLVYRCSLLCNLIHCALLSRAIEENSLFLKELFGHVTGIIKYIISMVMKKHEELSHGLTSVGSAFETAGSILSSFQTFLSAPIFRLRSVSNRASSVLIKGVTVLLDELLVEFSQLFSRLSSSANNSDSENTSKMLPISSVNLSEDLNPFVDHKSVVDMDFDMTDSGEVDSITASGSGSIGISSRLLEWKLELVGVISTFFSVSAPHTWEILYNLVEKESDVKVSHAILLNLCQNISASSKSLSSVVHLIFDMREKCASLLLGSADCLTHVHALLRTLMVTRDVGQNTDGKLQAYNEVSNENQDILLDLVTKGTEISITDWFFRIMLIDCITHFIHLFPDGAQDMIGHFLNMLHDTDYRVRLYLARKMVVLFETWEGHDELFRDVCSNIGVKMVQFSSEIPVKSREVLAVGPQSVPVIETVLITLAHLSVHSEEVEFECAFMISAVAAIQPSQRKLEYALFDSISRKLSYASRSKYLDQLMGPILFRWVACEVSLVSLVKVQEMFGFDTAKPKEFIEHICPWLLSFLILRGDAAGLNWISKTLLQPLSAVIKGYFVQIFGLCIAAKNGTGPEKDLAETVLYESLLQLGEISEFERDDLIRKHMVSIVGVLLTVSSTARQSELPYFSREILARTIKQVVDGFMDTADDDSADTVVIDKVNIFRADRVFKFLLAIHQQVTEAGHPRHMSHRLCAIEVLTDVLGHRVVHYSTCFYIICIVGNYIWRQPLQGQCCNILSKLLVAFNANSSTETVAVLGTQLQRLVPKLITCCLPNDQEGGRLNGDLSKVLSLLRQLTVDADPLLYDYIRDLEPLPGLDCLKDIKVFHASLSDSYASRDQFLKFVHRAPHLPAELFLLSLRTHHKKLLSGEIICRGDVSVGNADTVSCWRSDPDVVSAVWTLVGLCSSSSVANEASSVLADFISRAGISDAHQVIFDVPNLTQKHSLQLQSGSTSKEDKLCSDYGISDDILLDLLKLLKTYLSDGSVEIIEVTSRTLKGILSTSKGLNSLQCLDSLDRSLLMVHSRGINTQLVEQTLLGMDKYSTVPLEDSDIWQTDGQPYEQWLCTLVSSLISHCDDIILRLCRSLVFLKVEAAELLLASALVNIAGNMDSNSGICGLISSKVEKIIFCDSNYMMKSVKLFLDALNVVRSFYVTERARASPYNTRASPSPYNTPKDGSRSARSKSRSPAATPSSSWRKVYWLLVDYLVAARAAQRCSCDFATLMYVELWCEEQFNKLDLGPPDFSQQESLPPHIGLLVEAFTHINEPDSIYGITLANEVASQIIRYEHEGNWSSALEYYDLLVRSTPKENLANFAGTVLTGPSVSSKAEENLLNWKMHKGLMRSLQKTGCSHVLDIYSQGLTNQKACLQQDSEFVDIQYEAAWRAGNWDFSFFVPYSSQPSSRSRDYCLFNENLHSCLRALQNGDSEQFQGKLSHSKMDLVLALSNASKESTKYIHSTVLKLQMLDHLSMAWELRWKFCPDQAPKSNVGTEEFNLVPAVPKRNQLELLSKEWNFILCQTERNLDLFEPFLAFRRGLLKILGSEEHLIEHLFQSASALRKGLRFSLAAASLYELKELCCHRDQQTVPSTYFLSKLEEAKLLRAQGQHDMAIGLGKYILKNHTDERNKSDVYRLVGKWLAETRSSNSRTIIEDYLNHSVALDKKYMSRQCRTHFHLAHYTYNLFKSYEERLSSNEWQAALRLRKYKTKELDTLLKRLKNSSKAEKSDYGAKIQELQKQLALDREEAQKIQDDRDEFLSLALEGYQRSLVVGGKYDLQVVFRLVSLWFNLFSRKQVVDSMIKTTKEVQSYKFIPLVYQIASRLGSSKDAQGSTNFQNALASLLKKMAIDHPYHTICQLLALANGDRVKDKQRSRSSFVVDMDKKLAAENLLKELSSFHGALIRQMKQMVEIYIRLAELETRKEDTNKKISLPREFRSICQLELAKVPVVTATIPVDPNCRYEEGTFPHFSGLVDSITIMNGINAPKVIQCIGSDGNRYRQLAKSGNDDLRQDAVMEQFFSLVNMFLQNHRDTSERRLRIRTYNVVPFTPSAGVVEWVNRTVPLGDYLLDSNRIGGAHARYGTGDWTFLQCREHLACEKDKRKAFFKICDNFRPVMHHFFIERFLQPADWFQSRLAYTRSVAASSMVGYIVGLGDRHSMNILIDEDTAEVVHIDLGVAFEQGLMLKTPEWVPFRLTRDIIDGMGVTGTEGVFKRCCEKTLSVMRENKEALLTIIEVFIHDPLYKWALSPLKALQRQKETEYNDSCLDDSQEACEGNKDAARAILRVKQKLDGYEDGEMRSVEGQVQQLIQDAVDTDRLCQMFPGWAPWL; encoded by the exons ATGAAT GGATCCTCTCTTTTAAATGAGCAAAATGTTGTGATGATTCCTGAAGCCATTTTTTCTATCTGTGCTGGTTTTTCATCATCAGCCATTAACTCAGCAAATGCATCCCAACTGTTTGATGAATGCAAGGATTTCTCAAAG ttgttACTCGAGAGTGAGAATTGGGTCATCAAAGATGAACTAGGTTACTCTGTGGAAGCCTTATCAGAAATCAGTACTGAAAGTTCTACCAAG GTTATATCTGATAAATGCAACCGAGCACACCTTCCTGGGCACATCCAACAGCAATTGCTTGATCAGCTTATGGAGTTCGAAGGATTTATGGCCTCAAATGAACAGCTTGAGAAAGTGGACTTATGTACTCTTGTATACCGTTGTTCCCTCCTCTGCAATCTAATTCATTGTGCACTATTGTCAAG GGCAATAGAAGAAAATTCTTTATTTCTTAAAGAATTATTTGGTCATGTTACTGGCATCATAAAATATATTATATCAATGGTTATGAAAAAGCACGAGGAACTATCTCATGGTCTTACTAGTGTAGGCTCTGCATTTGAGACAGCCGGCTCCATTTTATCCTCATTTCAGACCTTCCTCTCTGCTCCAATTTTTAGACTGCGGAGTGTTAGTAACAGAGCCAGCTCTGTGCTTATTAAAGGTGTCACTGTATTGCTTGATGAACTATTGGTGGAATTCTCTCAGTTGTTTTCTCGTCTTTCTAGCTCTGCGAATAATTCTGATAGTGAGAACACTAGTAAAATGTTGCCAATATCTTCTGTCAACTTGTCAGAAGATCTAAATCCTTTTGTTGACCACAAAAGTGTTGTTGATATGGATTTTGATATGACGGACTCTGGTGAGGTTGACTCTATCACAGCTAGTGGAAGTGGAAGTATTGGTATCTCGTCACGCCTTTTGGAGTGGAAGCTTGAACTAGTTGGTGTTATTTCAACTTTTTTCTCAGTGTCAGCACCCCATACATGGGAAATCTTGTACAACTTAGTGGAGAAAGAGAGTGATGTCAAG GTCTCCCATGCCATCCTGCTTAATCTTTGTCAAAATATCTCCGCTTCATCTAAAAGTTTATCTTCTGTG GTCCATTTGATATTCGATATGAGGGAGAAATGTGCAAGTTTACTACTTGGTTCTGCTGACTGCTTAACACATGTACATGCCTTGTTAAGAACTTTAATGGTTACACGTGATGTTGGACAAAATACTGATGGAAAGCTGCAAGCATATAATGAGGTTTCAAATGAG AACCAGGACATTCTATTAGACTTGGTGACTAAAGGTACTGAGATCAGCATCACAGATTGGTTTTTCCGGATCATGCTCATTGATTGCATCACCCACTTTATTCACTTGTTCCCTGATGGTGCCCAG GATATGATTGGACATTTCCTCAACATGCTGCATGATACTGATTATCGTGTTAGGTTGTATCTGGCTAGGAAAATGGTTGTGCTATTCGAAACATGGGAAGGACATGATGAGTTGTTTCGTGACGTTTG CTCAAATATTGGTGTCAAGATGGTGCAGTTCTCCAGCGAGATTCCAGTTAAATCTAGAGAAGTCTTAGCTGTTGGTCCACAATCTGTTCCAGTTATTGAAACTGTCCTCATTACATTAGCTCATTTGTCTGTGCATAGTGAGGAGGTTGAATTTGAG TGTGCATTCATGATTTCTGCTGTTGCTGCTATACAGCCTTCTCAGCG AAAATTGGAATATGCTTTATTTGATTCTATCTCAAGAAAGCTCAGTTACGCTTCACGAAGCAAG TATTTGGACCAACTGATGGGTCCAATTCTCTTCCGGTGGGTTGCCTGTGAAGTGAGCCTAGTTTCGCTTGTTAAG GTGCAAGAGATGTTTGGTTTTGATACGGCCAAGCCAAAGGAGTTCATTGAACATATTTGCCCATGGCTTCTTTCGTTCCTTATTCTCAGGGGTGATGCCGCTGGCCTTAATTGGATATCCAAG ACGTTGTTACAACCTTTATCTGCTGTCATCAAGGGATATTTTGTTCAGATCTTTGGATTGTGTATTGCCGCCAAAAATGGCACTGGGCCAGAGAAGGACTTGGCAGAAACTGTCTTATACGAATCACTTTTACAGCTTGGCGAAATTTCTGAGTTTGAGCGTGATGATCTCATTAGAAAACATATG GTTTCCATTGTGGGCGTTTTGCTCACAGTTTCATCCACTGCTCGCCAATCAGAATTGCCATACTTTTCCAGGGAGATTTTAGCACGCACAATCAAACAAGTTGTTGATGGATTCATGGATACAGC GGATGATGATTCGGCTGATACGGTGGTTATTGACAAAGTTAATATATTCCGTGCTGACAGAGTTTTTAAG TTCCTGTTGGCAATACATCAACAAGTTACAGAAGCAGGCCATCCTAGGCACATGAGTCATCGGCTTTGTGCGATTGAGGTTTTAACAGATGTACTTGGGCACAGAGTGGTACATTATAGCACTTGCTT CTATATTATTTGTATAGTGGGGAATTATATCTGGAGGCAACCATTGCAAGGCCAGTGCTGCAACATTTTATCTAAATTGTTGGTTGCTTTCAATGCAAACTCATCTACAGAAACTGTCGCTGTGCTTGGCACGCAGCTCCAG CGTTTGGTTCCTAAATTAATCACCTGTTGCCTACCTAATGATCAAGAAGGAGGGCGTCTCAATGGGGATTTGTCGAAAGTTCTATCTTTGCTTCGTCAATTAACAGTTGATGCTGATCCCTTGCTTTATGATTACATACGA GATTTGGAACCACTTCCTGGTCTTGATTGCTTGAAAGATATAAAAGTTTTCCATGCTTCACTTTCTGACTCATATGCCTCAAGAGACCAGTTTCTGAAG TTTGTTCACAGGGCTCCTCACTTGCCTGCAGAATTATTTTTGCTGAG TCTTCGTACACATCACAAGAAGTTATTATCGGGAGAAATCATCTGCAGAGGCGATGTATCtgtcggtaatgctgacacagtTAGTTGCTGGCGCAGCGACCCAGATGTTGTTTCGGCTGTATGGACTCTTGTTGGCCTTTGCAGCTCATCATCTGTTGCAAATGAAGCTTCTTCAGTGCTTGCTGATTTTATCTCTAGG GCTGGTATATCTGATGCTCATCAAGTAATATTCGATGTTCCAAATCTTACTCAAAAGCACTCTTTACAACTTCAAAGTGGTTCTACTTCCAAGGAAGATAAATTGTGTTCAGACTATGGTATTTCTGATGATATCTTGCTTGATCTTCTGAAACTTTTGAAGACTTATTTATCAGACGGGTCTGTCGAAATAATAGAAGTTACTTCACGGACATTGAAG GGGATTCTGTCAACATCGAAGGGCCTCAATTCTCTGCAGTGTCTTGATTCTCTTGATAGATCTTTACTGATG GTTCATTCAAGGGGAATAAACACTCAGTTAGTTGAGCAGACACTTTTGGGGATGGATAAGTATTCTACTG TTCCACTTGAAGATTCAGACATCTGGCAGACTGATGGTCAGCCGTATGAGCAATGGTTATGTACCCTAGTGAGCTCGCTCATTTCCCATTGTGATGACATCATCCTAAG ACTTTGTAGAAGTCTTGTTTTTCTTAAAGTTGAGGCTGCTGAGCTTTTGCTGGCAAGTGCTCTGGTGAACATTGCTGGCAATATGGATTCTAATAGCGGCATTTGCGGATTAATTTCATCAAAG GTTGAGAAAATAATTTTTTGCGACTCGAATTATATGATGAAATCAGTTAAGCTATTTCTGGATGCACTGAATGTTGTCAGATCTTTTTATGTTACCGAACGAGCCAGAGCTTCCCCTTATAATACTAGAGCTTCCCCCTCCCCTTACAATACTCCGAAG GATGGTAGTAGATCCGCTAGATCCAAAAGTAGGTCACCAGCGGCAACGCCGTCATCTTCATGGAGGAAG GTGTACTGGCTTTTGGTTGATTATCTTGTAGCTGCCAGAGCTGCTCAA CGTTGCTCATGTGACTTTGCGACGCTTATGTATGTTGAACTTTGGTGTGAGGAACAATTCAATAAGCTGGACCTAGGACCTCCAGATTTTTCACAGCAAGAGTCG TTGCCACCACATATTGGGCTATTGGTTGAGGCATTTACTCACATAAATGAGCCGGACAGCATTTATGGAATAACACTGGCCAATGAG GTAGCTTCTCAAATCATCAGATATGAGCATGAGGGTAACTGGAGCAGCGCTCTTGAATATTATGATTTACTAGTAAGATCAACCCCGAAGGAGAACCTTGCCAATTTTGCTGGGACAGTGTTGACTGGACCATCTGTGTCTTCTAAAGCAGAAGAGAATCTGCTGAACTGGAAAATGCACAAAGGTCTGATGAGGTCATTGCAGAAAACTGGATGTAGCCATGTGCTTGATATTTACAGCCAAGGGTTAACCAACCAAAAAGCGTGCCTTCAACAGGATTCAGAGTTTGTTGATATACAA TACGAAGCTGCTTGGAGGGCAGGAAACTGGGATTTCTCCTTTTTTGTTCCATACTCTTCGCAGCCTTCAAGCCGCTCCCGCGATTATTGTCTTTTCAATGAAAATTTGCACAG TTGCCTAAGAGCTCTTCAGAATGGTGATTCTGAGCAGTTCCAGGGGAAACTTTCCCATTCCAAAATG GATCTTGTGTTGGCTCTTTCAAATGCTAGCAAGGAGAGCACAAAATACATCCACTCTACCGTTCTCAAATTACAA ATGCTAGATCATCTTTCTATGGCATGGGAGCTGCGCTGGAAATTTTGTCCCGACCAAGCTCCAAAATCTAATGTTGGAACTGAGGAATTCAATCTTGTGCCTGCTGTACCCAAGAGGAATCAG CTGGAGTTGTTGAGTAAAGAGTGGAATTTCATCCTGTGTCAAACAGAACGTAACCTTGATCTTTTTGAACCCTTTTTAGCATTCAGACGTGGCCTCCTCAAGATCTTAGGTTCTGAAGAACATCTCATAGAACATTTATTTCAATCCGCTTCTGCACTCCGGAAG GGATTAAGGTTTTCTTTGGCTGCGGCTTCCTTATATGAACTCAAAGAACTTTGCTGTCACAGAGATCAGCAAACTGTGCCAAGCACTTATTTCCTGTCAAAG CTTGAAGAAGCTAAACTGCTGAGAGCTCAGGGGCAGCATGATATGGCTATTGGTCTTGGTAAATACATACTGAAGAACCATACTGATGAGAGAAACAAATCAGATGTCTACCGATTGGTTGGCAAGTGGTTGGCTGAAACAAGATCGAGCAA CTCCAGAACAATCATTGAAGACTACCTAAACCACTCTGTAGCTCTTGACAAAAAGTACATGTCCAGGCAGTGTCGCACGCATTTTCATTTAGCACATTACACATACAACTTGTTCAAAAGCTACGAGGAAAGACTTTCATCCAATGAATGGCAAGCCGCTCTGCGTTTAAGGAAATACAAG ACTAAGGAGTTGGATACGCTGCTTAAAAGACTCAAAAATTCATCCAAG GCTGAGAAAAGTGATTACGGTGCGAAAATCCAAGAGTTGCAGAAACAACTTGCACTTGACAGAGAAGAAGCACAGAAGATTCAG GATGATCGAGACGAGTTCTTGAGTCTAGCACTTGAGGGGTACCAACGTTCCCTAGTCGTTGGTGGCAAATATGACCTACAAGTG GTTTTCCGGTTGGTATCACTGTGGTTTAATCTCTTCTCAAGGAAACAAGTTGTGGACTCAATGATTAAAACAACAAAAGAG GTCCAAAGCTACAAGTTCATACCATTGGTCTACCAGATTGCTTCTAGACTTGGGAGTTCAAAAGATGCTCAGGGGTCAACAAACTTCCAG AATGCATtagcttctctcttgaagaaaatgGCCATTGATCATCCATATCATACAATATGTCAG CTTTTGGCTCTAGCAAATGGTGACCGTGTCAAAGACAAGCAAAGAAGTAGAAGTTCTTTTGTTGTAGATATGGACAAGAAGCTTGCTGCTGAGAATCTATTAAAGGAGCTATCTTCTTTTCATGGGGCTTTGATTCGTCAG ATGAAGCAAATGGTTGAGATCTACATTAGGTTAGCGGAACTGGAGACTAGGAAGGAG GACACTAACAAAAAAATCTCACTACCCAGGGAGTTCCGCAGCATTTGCCAGCTTGAACTTGCAAAG GTTCCTGTTGTGACTGCTACTATTCCAGTTGACCCTAATTGTCGGTATGAAGAAGGTACCTTTCCACATTTCAGTGGGCTGGTGGATTCTATTAC TATAATGAATGGAATTAATGCTCCAAAAGTTATTCAGTGTATTGGCTCGGATGGTAACAGATACCGCCAACTTGCAAAATCTGGAAATGATGACCTGCGACAAGATGCT GTTATGGAGCAATTTTTCAGTTTGGTAAATATGTTCTTGCAAAATCACAGAGATACTTCGGAAAGGAGATTGCGAATACGCACATATAAT GTTGTTCCTTTCACCCCAAGTGCTGGTGTCGTTGAATGGGTAAATAGGACTGTTCCGCTTGGTGACTATCTCTTAGACAG CAATAGAATTGGCGGAGCACATGCACGATATGGAACTGGAGACTGGACATTTCTGCAATGTAGAGAGCACCTGGCGTGT GAGAAAGACAAAAGGAAGGCGTTTTTCAAAATCTGCGACAACTTTAG GCCTGTGATGCACCATTTCTTCATTGAGAGATTCTTGCAGCCCGCAGACTGGTTCCAAAGTAGACTTGCGTACACAAGAAGTGTGGCAGCAAGCTCAATG GTGGGATATATTGTTGGGCTTGGAGATCGCCATTCCATGAACATTCTCATTGATGAAGACACAGCCGAGGTTGTGCacattgatcttggtgttgcattTGAGCAGGGTCTCATGCTTAAAACACCTGAATGG GTTCCATTCCGGCTGACAAGGGACATCATAGACGGCATGGGCGTTACTGGCACTGAAGGTGTATTCAAAAGATGCTGTGAGAAAACTCTGTCTGTAATGAGAGAAAATAAAGAGGCATTGCTTACCATTATTGAA GTCTTCATCCATGATCCTCTTTATAAATGGGCCCT